Part of the Nostoc sp. ATCC 53789 genome, TTCAGAAGTGGTGAATACTCTATGCATAAAGTCCCCCTACTCCTCTTTCCAAGTTTGCAGTTGAAAATAAACTAATACCAGCGTCACTGCTAGTAACACCGTTGCTGCTGCTGCTGCATAACCAAAATCAAACTGACCAAAAGCCTCTTGATAAATGTAGTAAACCAGCAAATTAGTCGAATTCAGTGGCCCACCGCCAGTCATGACAAAAACTTGCTCAAAACTCCGCAATGTAAAAATCGCGGTAGTGATGACTGCAAATATCACAGTCGGGCGCAATCCAGGCAGAGTAATATACCAAAATTGTTGCCAAGCATTTGCTCCATCCAAATCTGCTGCTTCATAACGGCTCGGAGGAATTGCTTGCAAACCTGCTAAAAAAACTACCATATTGAAACCGAGTTGTTTCCAAATACTCATTAAAATAATTACTGGCATTGCCCAAAAGGTATCTCCTAGCCAAGGGATGGCTGGAATACCAAAAAAATCTAAAAGTCCGTTAACTGGCC contains:
- a CDS encoding sugar ABC transporter permease; the protein is MSKKIYSTKSWLDNDTVAAWTFLTPALILLGVFIIWPIAYLFYLSFTAGSFTLKGTYWIGLKNYWRLLLNPDFWQVLGNTFYFTVATIIPSLVISLGLAVLLNRSIPLRGIMRSAYFLPSIISLVAAGLGFRWLFQTSGPVNGLLDFFGIPAIPWLGDTFWAMPVIILMSIWKQLGFNMVVFLAGLQAIPPSRYEAADLDGANAWQQFWYITLPGLRPTVIFAVITTAIFTLRSFEQVFVMTGGGPLNSTNLLVYYIYQEAFGQFDFGYAAAAATVLLAVTLVLVYFQLQTWKEE